In Peromyscus maniculatus bairdii isolate BWxNUB_F1_BW_parent chromosome 9, HU_Pman_BW_mat_3.1, whole genome shotgun sequence, one genomic interval encodes:
- the Rab2b gene encoding ras-related protein Rab-2B isoform X3 yields the protein MENKSNCKSGIRVACEQVTFSGNNLVLLGFFVAMLMVKAGQESFRSITRSYYRGAAGALLVYDITRRETFNHLTSWLEDARQHSSSNMVIMLIGNKSDLESRRDVKREEGEAFAREHGLIFMETSAKTACNVEEAFINTAKEIYRKIQQGLFDVHNEANGIKIGPQQSIPISAGPSSSPRNSCDVGSDSGCC from the exons GGTGGCATGTGAGCAAGTCACTTTCTCTGGAAATAACCTAGTTTTACTGGGATTTTTTGTTGCCATGTTGATGGTAAAGGCTGGGCAAGAGTCCTTCCGTTCTATCACCCGTTCCTACTACAGGGGAGCAGCTGGAGCACTGCTGGTGTATGACATCACAAG ACGTGAGACCTTCAACCACCTGACCTCATGGTTAGAGGATGCCCGCCAGCACTCGAGCTCAAACATGGTGATAATGCTGATCGGAAATAAGAG TGATCTAGAATCCCGAAGGGATgtgaaaagagaggaaggagaggcctTTGCTCGGGAGCATGGCCTTATATTCATGGAGACGTCAGCCAAGACAGCCTGCAATGTCGAAGAG GCCTTCATTAACACAGCCAAAGAAATATATAGGAAGATCCAGCAGGGTTTATTTGACGTCCACAATGAG GCAAATGGCATCAAGATTGGGCCCCAACAGTCAATTCCAATATCAGCGGGACCAAGTTCTTCTCCACGGAACTCTTGTGACGTAGGGTCTGATTCTGGCTGCTGCTGA
- the Rab2b gene encoding ras-related protein Rab-2B isoform X6 codes for MVNIDGKQIKLQIWDTAGQESFRSITRSYYRGAAGALLVYDITRRETFNHLTSWLEDARQHSSSNMVIMLIGNKSDLESRRDVKREEGEAFAREHGLIFMETSAKTACNVEEAFINTAKEIYRKIQQGLFDVHNEANGIKIGPQQSIPISAGPSSSPRNSCDVGSDSGCC; via the exons GCTGGGCAAGAGTCCTTCCGTTCTATCACCCGTTCCTACTACAGGGGAGCAGCTGGAGCACTGCTGGTGTATGACATCACAAG ACGTGAGACCTTCAACCACCTGACCTCATGGTTAGAGGATGCCCGCCAGCACTCGAGCTCAAACATGGTGATAATGCTGATCGGAAATAAGAG TGATCTAGAATCCCGAAGGGATgtgaaaagagaggaaggagaggcctTTGCTCGGGAGCATGGCCTTATATTCATGGAGACGTCAGCCAAGACAGCCTGCAATGTCGAAGAG GCCTTCATTAACACAGCCAAAGAAATATATAGGAAGATCCAGCAGGGTTTATTTGACGTCCACAATGAG GCAAATGGCATCAAGATTGGGCCCCAACAGTCAATTCCAATATCAGCGGGACCAAGTTCTTCTCCACGGAACTCTTGTGACGTAGGGTCTGATTCTGGCTGCTGCTGA